A genomic window from Winogradskyella sp. J14-2 includes:
- a CDS encoding RNA polymerase sigma factor, with protein sequence MSQPIKDHICEELLFERLYKKHSKNLHDFLYYKFGNHLNPSDKVQEAFIKLWQNCGKVTPDKAKSFLFTTANNLMLNAVAHRKVVLKYEKIPQKKSTNETPEFVLQEKEYHEKLQKALGKLTEAQRVAFLMNRVEGKKFKEIAILLDISTKAVEKRIYGALKKLREDIDEL encoded by the coding sequence ATGAGTCAACCAATTAAAGATCATATTTGCGAGGAATTGTTATTTGAGCGTTTGTATAAGAAACACTCAAAAAATCTGCATGATTTTTTGTATTACAAATTTGGTAATCACTTAAATCCTAGTGATAAAGTACAAGAAGCTTTTATTAAACTATGGCAAAATTGTGGAAAGGTAACGCCAGATAAGGCTAAAAGTTTTTTATTTACCACTGCAAACAACCTAATGCTTAATGCTGTTGCACATCGTAAGGTCGTTTTAAAATACGAGAAAATACCTCAAAAAAAATCCACAAATGAGACTCCTGAGTTTGTTTTACAGGAAAAAGAATACCACGAAAAGCTTCAAAAAGCACTTGGTAAATTAACAGAAGCACAACGTGTTGCTTTTTTGATGAATAGAGTTGAGGGCAAAAAATTTAAAGAGATTGCTATACTATTAGACATTTCTACAAAAGCTGTAGAAAAACGCATTTATGGTGCGCTAAAAAAGCTAAGAGAAGACATTGATGAGTTGTAG